In Triticum aestivum cultivar Chinese Spring unplaced genomic scaffold, IWGSC CS RefSeq v2.1 scaffold188654, whole genome shotgun sequence, a single window of DNA contains:
- the LOC123176176 gene encoding probable glutathione S-transferase GSTU6 codes for MTGEDELKLLGTWASPWVSRVKFALHLKGLSYEYVEQDLDNKSDLLLASNPVHKKVPVLIHNGKPICESVVILEYIDDAYGTVGPSFLPVDPYERAIARFWVDYIDQKLVIPWKVAFTADGEEEKTEGIKQMLAAVHTLEGALKECSKGKPFFGGDSVGYMDIALGGLLAFLQGTEELCGSKPFDIASTPLLLAWVERFTALDAAKVALPDASKLVELAKMKRAQMALSIKK; via the exons GGCGAGCCCCTGGGTTTCCAGGGTGAAATTCGCGCTGCACCTCAAGGGCTTGAGCTACGAGTACGTGGAGCAGGACCTCGACAACAAGAGCGACCTGCTCCTCGCCTCCAACCCGGTGCACAAGAAGGTGCCGGTACTCATCCACAACGGCAAGCCAATCTGTGAGTCCGTCGTCATCCTAGAGTACATCGACGATGCCTATGGTACCGTAGGCCCCTCCTTCCTGCCCGTTGACCCATACGAGCGTGCCATTGCTCGGTTCTGGGTAGACTACATTGACCAGAAG CTAGTCATACCGTGGAAAGTGGCGTTCACGGCCGACGGAGAGGAGGAGAAGACCGAGGGGATAAAGCAGATGTTGGCGGCGGTGCACACGCTGGAGGGGGCTCTCAAGGAATGCTCCAAGGGGAAGCCCTTCTTTGGCGGTGATAGCGTTGGATACATGGACATTGCACTGGGCGGTCTCTTGGCATTTTTGCAGGGAACTGAAGAGTTATGTGGTAGCAAACCCTTTGACATCGCCAGCACCCcacttctgctggcgtgggtggagCGTTTCACCGCGCTGGATGCCGCCAAGGTGGCCCTGCCAGATGCCAGCAAGTTGGTTGAGTTAGCCAAGATGAAGCGGGCTCAGATGGCTTTGTCTATCAAGAAGTGA